A genomic region of Ictidomys tridecemlineatus isolate mIctTri1 chromosome 10, mIctTri1.hap1, whole genome shotgun sequence contains the following coding sequences:
- the Atf3 gene encoding cyclic AMP-dependent transcription factor ATF-3, with product MMLQHPGQVSASEVSASAIVPCLSPPGSLVFEDFANLTPFVKEELRFAIQNKHLCHRMSSALESVTVSDRPLEMSVTKAEVAPEEDERKKRRRERNKIAAAKCRNKKKEKTECLQKESEKLESVNAELKAQIEELKNEKQHLIYMLNLHRPTCIVRAQNGRTPEDERNLFIQQIKEGTLQS from the exons ATGATGCTTCAACACCCAGGCCAGGTCTCTGCCTCGGAAGTCAGTGCCTCCGCCATCGTCCCCTGCCTGTCCCCTCCTGGGTCACTGGTATTTGAGGATTTTGCTAACCTGACACCCTTTGTCAAGGAAGAGCTGAGGTTTGCCATCCAGAACAAGCACCTCTGTCATCGGATGTCCTCTGCACTGGAGTCAGTCACCGTCAGCGACAGACCCCTGGAGATGTCGGTCACAAAAGCTGAG GTAGCTCCTGAGgaagatgaaaggaaaaagaggCGACGGGAAAGGAATAAGATCGCAGCTGCCAAGTGCCGaaacaagaaaaaggagaagacagagtgcCTGCAGAAA GAGTCAGAGAAGCTGGAGAGTGTGAATGCCGAACTGAAGGCCCAAATTGAGGAGCTGAAGAATGAGAAGCAGCATTTGATATACATGCTCAACCTGCATCGGCCCACGTGTATTGTCCGGGCTCAGAATGGGCGGACTCCAGAAGATGAGAGAAACCTGTTTATCCAACAGATAAAAGAAGGAACACTGCAGAGCTAA